A genomic stretch from Vibrio coralliilyticus includes:
- a CDS encoding glycosyltransferase family 9 protein, whose protein sequence is MKKILVVRNDKIGDFMLAWPSFAMLKASMPDCQITALVPNYTVALAELCPWIDNVLVDPTKNSSKQAQLTLIEQIKAERFDASINLFSTTYNAKLVWKAKIPYRLAPATKLAQIFYNKRIKQKRSQSAKPEYEYNLDLVRAFLTDIGQAVVEPDAPYLSFSADDLQQQKHKLSLQLDLNVEKQWVFVHAGSGGSANNLSLQQYSQLICDMPEPFEIILTAGPGEEQKAAELHSLLKEKGRASVVYDKNDGLVDFSCSIACADLFIAGSTGPLHIAAAIDVPTVGFFPSKRSATPLRWKPINSAGNHIAFCPPVAEDKASQENMARIDIDVVLRELQPWISRKLN, encoded by the coding sequence ATGAAAAAGATACTGGTAGTTCGTAACGACAAAATAGGCGACTTTATGCTGGCTTGGCCCAGTTTCGCGATGCTGAAAGCTTCGATGCCGGATTGTCAGATTACAGCGCTGGTACCTAATTACACTGTGGCCCTGGCAGAGCTTTGCCCTTGGATTGATAACGTGTTGGTTGATCCTACTAAGAATAGCTCTAAACAGGCGCAATTGACTTTAATTGAGCAGATAAAAGCGGAGCGCTTTGATGCATCCATTAACCTTTTCTCTACGACATATAACGCTAAATTGGTCTGGAAAGCGAAAATTCCATATCGCCTTGCTCCGGCGACAAAGCTGGCGCAGATCTTTTACAACAAACGTATCAAACAAAAGCGTTCACAATCAGCAAAACCAGAATACGAATACAACCTAGATTTAGTGCGTGCGTTTTTAACGGATATTGGTCAAGCAGTGGTTGAGCCTGATGCACCTTACCTCTCTTTCTCAGCTGACGATCTGCAGCAACAAAAGCACAAACTCTCACTACAGTTGGATTTAAATGTAGAGAAACAATGGGTGTTCGTTCATGCCGGTAGTGGTGGCTCAGCCAATAACTTATCTCTTCAGCAGTACTCTCAGTTAATTTGCGATATGCCGGAGCCGTTTGAAATTATACTGACAGCTGGGCCGGGAGAAGAACAGAAAGCCGCTGAGTTACATAGCCTACTGAAAGAAAAGGGCAGAGCCTCGGTGGTGTACGACAAGAACGATGGCTTGGTCGATTTCTCTTGTTCTATTGCTTGTGCCGACTTGTTTATTGCAGGTTCTACTGGGCCCTTGCATATCGCGGCGGCGATAGATGTACCGACCGTTGGCTTTTTTCCAAGTAAGCGTTCAGCGACTCCTCTACGCTGGAAGCCAATTAACTCGGCAGGCAACCATATCGCTTTTTGCCCACCAGTGGCTGAAGATAAAGCCAGTCAGGAAAATATGGCCAGAATTGATATAGATGTGGTCTTGAGAGAGTTACAACCATGGATAAGTCGTAAGCTGAATTGA
- the rpmG gene encoding 50S ribosomal protein L33 produces MAKKGVREKIRLVSSAGTGHFYTTDKNKRNMPGKFEIKKFDPVVRQHVMYKEAKIK; encoded by the coding sequence ATGGCAAAGAAAGGCGTACGTGAGAAAATCCGTCTAGTATCTTCTGCAGGTACTGGTCACTTCTACACTACTGACAAGAACAAACGTAACATGCCAGGCAAATTTGAGATCAAAAAGTTTGATCCAGTTGTTCGCCAGCACGTTATGTACAAAGAAGCGAAAATCAAGTAA
- the coaBC gene encoding bifunctional phosphopantothenoylcysteine decarboxylase/phosphopantothenate--cysteine ligase CoaBC, producing MQTLAGKKILLGIGGGIAAYKCADLTRRLIERGAEVQVVMTKAAKEFITPLTMQAVSGRPVSDSLLDPAAEASMGHIELAKWADLVLLAPATADLIARMAAGMGNDLLTTLVLATDAPIAVSPAMNQQMYRNPATQENIATLKRRGMHIWGPAAGEQACGDIGPGRMLEPMQLVDLCEQFWGDKPLSGKSILISAGPTREAIDPVRYITNHSSGKMGFSLAEAAAQLGATVTLVAGPVTLPTPVGSKRIDVSSAEDMHNAVMDKACEHDVFISCAAVADYRPQAVSEQKIKKTDDSDQMTITMVKNPDIVASVAGMTQQRPFTVGFAAETQDVEHYARTKLTKKNLDMICANDVSLEGQGFNSNNNAINLYWKDGEQSLTLASKQQIAKQILTIIAAKLDN from the coding sequence ATGCAAACACTCGCGGGCAAAAAGATCCTACTTGGTATCGGTGGTGGTATTGCCGCTTATAAATGTGCCGACCTAACACGTCGTCTGATTGAACGTGGCGCTGAAGTTCAGGTTGTTATGACCAAAGCAGCAAAAGAGTTCATTACCCCCTTAACGATGCAGGCAGTCTCTGGTCGCCCAGTTTCCGACAGCTTATTAGATCCGGCAGCAGAAGCCTCTATGGGCCATATTGAGCTGGCTAAATGGGCGGATTTGGTCTTACTTGCACCAGCCACCGCTGATCTAATTGCGCGTATGGCAGCTGGCATGGGCAATGATTTACTCACCACACTGGTACTTGCGACCGATGCTCCAATTGCAGTCTCTCCGGCCATGAACCAGCAGATGTATCGCAATCCAGCCACACAAGAAAATATCGCGACGTTAAAAAGGCGTGGCATGCATATTTGGGGGCCCGCTGCTGGTGAGCAAGCTTGTGGTGATATTGGCCCTGGCCGCATGTTAGAGCCGATGCAATTAGTTGACTTATGTGAACAGTTTTGGGGCGACAAACCTCTTAGCGGTAAATCGATATTGATTTCTGCCGGTCCAACCCGCGAAGCTATTGATCCGGTACGCTACATTACCAATCATAGCTCAGGGAAAATGGGCTTTTCATTAGCAGAAGCAGCAGCTCAGCTCGGTGCGACGGTCACGTTAGTCGCTGGCCCAGTGACTCTTCCAACGCCAGTCGGCTCGAAGCGCATTGATGTTTCCAGCGCAGAAGACATGCACAACGCTGTCATGGATAAAGCTTGTGAACATGATGTTTTCATTAGCTGTGCCGCTGTAGCGGATTATCGCCCACAAGCAGTGTCTGAGCAGAAAATTAAGAAGACGGATGACAGCGATCAAATGACCATCACTATGGTTAAAAACCCAGATATTGTCGCGTCCGTTGCCGGTATGACTCAGCAGCGTCCCTTTACCGTCGGTTTCGCTGCAGAAACGCAAGATGTGGAACATTACGCGCGAACTAAGCTGACCAAGAAAAATCTCGATATGATTTGTGCCAACGATGTCTCATTAGAGGGGCAAGGCTTCAACAGCAACAACAATGCGATTAACCTATACTGGAAAGATGGTGAGCAATCACTTACCCTTGCATCAAAACAACAAATTGCGAAGCAGATACTTACAATTATCGCCGCAAAGTTAGACAATTAA
- the trmH gene encoding tRNA (guanosine(18)-2'-O)-methyltransferase TrmH, with translation MNLERYNRIQQVLKSRQADLTFCLEEVHKPNNVSAVIRTADATGIHKIHAVWPNDMRTLSHTSAGARNWVEVDTHDTISKAVKTLKEQGMQVLVTNLSDNAVDFREIDYTQPTAIILGSEKIGASEEAKQLADQDIIIPMMGMVQSLNVSVASAVIMYEAQRQREAAGMYNNQVSKLPEETIHRILFERGHPVLAKVAKRKGLPYPPLDEEGQIIADEAWWQEMQKK, from the coding sequence ATGAACTTAGAACGTTACAACCGAATTCAACAAGTCCTCAAGTCTCGGCAGGCTGATCTGACTTTCTGTCTTGAAGAAGTGCACAAACCTAATAATGTTTCCGCAGTTATCCGTACCGCTGATGCGACGGGAATTCATAAGATTCATGCTGTGTGGCCCAATGATATGCGCACGCTTAGCCATACTTCTGCGGGAGCACGAAACTGGGTTGAAGTCGACACTCACGATACGATTAGCAAAGCCGTCAAAACGCTTAAAGAGCAAGGTATGCAGGTTCTAGTGACGAACCTGTCTGACAACGCGGTTGACTTTCGTGAGATTGACTACACTCAGCCGACGGCGATCATTCTAGGGAGCGAAAAAATTGGCGCTTCTGAAGAAGCAAAGCAACTGGCCGATCAAGATATCATCATTCCTATGATGGGCATGGTCCAGTCGCTTAATGTCTCGGTTGCCAGTGCTGTCATCATGTACGAAGCTCAGCGTCAGCGCGAAGCGGCTGGCATGTATAACAATCAGGTTAGCAAGCTACCTGAAGAAACGATTCATCGTATTCTGTTTGAGCGAGGCCACCCTGTGCTTGCGAAAGTTGCAAAACGCAAGGGGCTACCTTATCCGCCGCTTGATGAAGAAGGTCAGATCATTGCTGATGAAGCGTGGTGGCAGGAAATGCAGAAGAAGTAA
- the rpmB gene encoding 50S ribosomal protein L28, which produces MSRVCQVTGKRPVTGNNRSHARNATKRRFLPNLQTHRFWVESEKRFVKLRLSAKGMRIIDKKGIDAVLVDIRANGENV; this is translated from the coding sequence ATGTCACGAGTATGCCAAGTAACTGGTAAGCGTCCAGTAACGGGTAACAACCGTTCACACGCACGCAATGCTACTAAGCGTCGTTTTCTGCCGAACCTACAAACTCATCGTTTCTGGGTAGAGAGCGAAAAACGTTTTGTTAAACTACGTCTATCTGCTAAAGGTATGCGTATCATCGATAAGAAGGGCATTGATGCTGTTCTTGTTGACATTCGCGCAAACGGCGAAAACGTTTAA
- the recG gene encoding ATP-dependent DNA helicase RecG, translated as MSQLLSAIPLTSLTGVGAKVAEKLAKVGLHSVQDLLFHLPLRYEDRTRIYPIVKLHAGLWAAVQGKVMSVDTLFGKRKMLTVKISDGNGTITLRFFNFTAGMKNNFAEGKTVHAYGEVKRGSYGLEIVHPDYKFYAPNQPAEVEQSLTPVYPTTDGLRQITLRNLTDQALELLDKSAVQELLPAGLYDQQISLAQALHTIHRPTPDIDLHAFDEGKHPAQIRLIMEELLAQNLSMLSVRSKGQQDIALPLAERNELKQKLLSQLPFSPTKAQSRVVAEIEQDLAKPHPMMRLVQGDVGSGKTLVAALAALRALEHGYQVALMAPTELLAEQHAINFAQWLEPMGIHVGWLAGKLKGKAKDAELAKIASGEAQMVVGTHALFQEHVAFHHLALVIIDEQHRFGVHQRLELREKGAKQGVFPHQLIMTATPIPRTLAMTAYADLETSVIDELPPGRTPIQTVAIPDTKRDDIVERVRNACLNEGKQAYWVCTLIDESEVLEAQAAADTAEELQRKLPDVKIGLVHGRMKPAEKQAVMQDFKDNKLHLLVATTVIEVGVDVPNSSLMIIENPERLGLAQLHQLRGRVGRGSVASHCVLLYHSPLSKTAQKRLGVLRESNDGFVIAQRDLEIRGPGELLGTKQTGMADFKIADLIRDQHLIPEVQRVARHIHEYFPDSAAAIIERWLGDRDMYSKA; from the coding sequence ATGTCCCAATTGCTATCTGCTATTCCTTTGACTTCTCTGACTGGTGTTGGTGCCAAAGTGGCAGAAAAGCTAGCAAAAGTCGGGCTACATTCGGTACAAGATCTCTTATTTCATCTCCCACTGCGTTACGAGGATCGAACGCGTATCTATCCTATTGTGAAGTTACATGCCGGCTTATGGGCGGCAGTGCAGGGAAAGGTCATGAGCGTCGATACTTTGTTTGGTAAGCGTAAGATGCTGACGGTCAAAATCAGTGATGGTAATGGCACCATCACCTTGCGCTTTTTCAATTTTACCGCAGGGATGAAGAACAACTTTGCTGAGGGCAAAACTGTCCATGCCTATGGTGAAGTTAAACGGGGCAGCTATGGTTTAGAAATTGTCCACCCAGACTACAAATTCTATGCGCCGAATCAGCCTGCTGAGGTAGAACAGAGCCTGACACCGGTCTATCCGACCACAGATGGCCTACGTCAAATCACTTTACGTAACTTGACTGATCAAGCGTTAGAATTACTTGATAAGTCGGCAGTGCAAGAGCTCTTGCCTGCCGGCCTGTATGATCAGCAAATCTCGCTTGCTCAGGCGCTGCACACGATTCACAGGCCAACACCCGATATCGATTTACACGCCTTTGATGAAGGTAAGCACCCAGCGCAAATACGCCTGATTATGGAAGAGCTGCTGGCTCAGAACCTTTCGATGCTCTCAGTGCGGAGCAAAGGTCAGCAAGACATTGCTCTGCCACTGGCTGAACGCAATGAACTGAAACAAAAGCTGCTCAGTCAGTTGCCTTTCTCCCCAACCAAAGCGCAATCTCGAGTTGTTGCGGAAATTGAACAAGATCTTGCGAAACCTCACCCGATGATGCGTCTTGTTCAGGGAGATGTCGGCTCAGGAAAAACTTTGGTTGCCGCTTTAGCAGCGCTTCGAGCACTAGAACATGGCTATCAGGTGGCTTTAATGGCCCCGACTGAACTGCTGGCAGAGCAACATGCGATCAACTTTGCCCAGTGGCTGGAACCTATGGGGATACATGTAGGCTGGCTAGCAGGTAAACTGAAAGGTAAAGCCAAAGATGCTGAGTTAGCCAAGATAGCCAGTGGCGAAGCGCAAATGGTGGTTGGTACTCACGCTTTGTTTCAGGAACACGTTGCTTTTCATCATCTTGCGTTAGTCATTATTGATGAGCAACACAGATTCGGTGTACACCAGCGCCTCGAACTAAGAGAAAAAGGCGCGAAACAGGGCGTATTTCCTCATCAACTGATCATGACGGCTACCCCGATCCCGCGTACATTGGCGATGACCGCCTATGCGGATCTTGAAACTTCCGTTATTGATGAATTACCCCCAGGGCGAACGCCTATCCAGACGGTCGCTATTCCAGATACCAAACGAGATGATATTGTTGAACGTGTACGCAATGCCTGCCTCAATGAAGGAAAGCAGGCCTATTGGGTGTGTACATTGATTGATGAATCAGAAGTATTAGAAGCTCAAGCTGCGGCTGACACCGCAGAAGAACTGCAAAGAAAGCTGCCTGATGTCAAAATCGGTTTAGTGCATGGCCGGATGAAACCTGCAGAAAAACAGGCCGTAATGCAGGATTTTAAAGACAACAAACTTCACTTGCTGGTGGCTACTACCGTGATCGAAGTCGGTGTTGATGTCCCCAATTCAAGCTTAATGATCATCGAGAATCCTGAGCGCTTAGGGTTGGCTCAGCTGCACCAGTTACGAGGACGAGTTGGACGGGGGAGTGTTGCTAGTCACTGTGTGCTGCTTTACCATTCCCCATTGTCTAAAACCGCACAAAAGCGTTTAGGTGTGCTGCGTGAAAGTAATGATGGGTTTGTTATTGCTCAGCGCGATCTGGAAATTCGTGGCCCAGGTGAGCTACTAGGCACTAAGCAAACGGGCATGGCTGATTTTAAAATTGCTGATCTGATTCGAGATCAGCATTTGATTCCAGAAGTTCAGCGAGTTGCGCGTCATATTCATGAGTACTTCCCAGACAGCGCCGCGGCAATAATTGAACGTTGGCTGGGGGATAGAGACATGTATTCGAAGGCATAG
- a CDS encoding Kdo(2)-lipid IV(A) acyltransferase, with amino-acid sequence MSKKNSVEKPQFTLALLHPKYWGVWFGFGLLALTVNLLPYAVLLKIGRGIGAIGMKLGKSRVKIAKRNLELAFPEMEETEVERMVVENFKNTGMALIETGITWFWPTWRFKRILIAKDIEELKRLNDEGKGVLLCCVHALNLEITARAFGVLGLPGYGAYRPHTNPAYEFIQYRGRTRNGNQLIYRRDLKQMVRVLRQGHRLFYLPDQDYGHNKSVFVPFFAVEEACTTTGTSILAYTSKSAIVPGSGFRNQNGKYEIMADKSIDQDFPQKDETAAAAYMNKFVEEIIMRAPEQWMWLHKRFKSMPDHSLTNSRYQ; translated from the coding sequence ATGAGCAAAAAAAATAGCGTCGAAAAGCCTCAATTTACACTAGCCCTGCTCCACCCCAAATATTGGGGGGTTTGGTTTGGGTTTGGTTTGTTGGCTCTGACAGTCAACCTTCTACCTTATGCGGTACTACTTAAAATAGGCCGAGGCATCGGAGCGATCGGTATGAAGCTGGGTAAATCCCGGGTAAAGATCGCTAAGCGTAATCTTGAACTGGCCTTTCCAGAGATGGAAGAGACAGAAGTCGAGCGCATGGTCGTAGAAAACTTCAAAAATACCGGTATGGCTTTGATTGAGACAGGCATCACTTGGTTTTGGCCGACGTGGCGTTTCAAACGTATTTTGATTGCGAAAGATATCGAAGAGCTAAAGAGACTCAATGACGAAGGTAAAGGTGTACTACTTTGCTGCGTGCATGCCCTCAATTTGGAAATTACCGCGCGAGCTTTTGGTGTACTTGGCCTACCGGGTTATGGCGCTTACCGTCCCCACACAAACCCGGCTTACGAGTTCATCCAATATAGAGGACGCACACGTAACGGCAACCAACTCATTTATCGTCGCGATCTTAAACAGATGGTACGCGTGTTGCGCCAAGGCCATCGCCTGTTCTACCTACCAGATCAGGACTACGGCCATAACAAATCTGTGTTCGTGCCTTTCTTTGCCGTCGAAGAAGCCTGTACAACGACAGGAACCAGCATCCTTGCTTACACTAGTAAGAGTGCCATCGTTCCAGGTTCTGGATTCCGTAACCAAAACGGCAAGTATGAAATCATGGCGGATAAGTCTATCGACCAAGATTTTCCACAAAAAGATGAAACGGCGGCCGCGGCCTACATGAATAAATTCGTCGAAGAGATTATCATGCGCGCTCCGGAACAGTGGATGTGGCTACACAAGCGTTTCAAGTCGATGCCAGACCACTCTCTCACTAACTCAAGATATCAATAA
- the lpxM gene encoding lauroyl-Kdo(2)-lipid IV(A) myristoyltransferase (LpxM is lauroyl-Kdo(2)-lipid IV(A) myristoyltransferase, an enzyme characterized in Escherichia coli and involved in biosynthesis of the form of lipid A found in that species and some closely related species.), with the protein MSNNDKNSIDKHLHNPTFEWAFLHPKHWGTWLGILFAALFAFIPYRWRDNLARKMSVFAVRKNGRVVRRARVNLEYCFPEKSDQERQDILEETFVKAAQYLLGYSEFLVRSTKHNQERGVMIGEENILPLLDAGEKVIILAPHAWAVDYPAVMLAAKGYKVTTIMKPQRNPIGDWLMQVQRMQYGGRIFAREAGVKPFVRSIKDGYLGYWLPDEDFGPANSVFVPFFGTEKATLKGFGKMARLSKAKVIPVLPAYNDKSGKYEVHILPALENFPTGDEEADARAMNQAIEDLVRPHPEQYMWNLSLLKTQRDGSEIYDNSHKGTNS; encoded by the coding sequence ATGAGCAACAACGATAAAAATAGCATCGATAAACATTTGCATAACCCTACCTTCGAGTGGGCATTTTTACATCCTAAACACTGGGGGACATGGCTGGGCATTTTATTTGCCGCCCTGTTTGCTTTTATTCCGTACCGCTGGCGCGATAACTTGGCACGCAAAATGTCTGTCTTTGCAGTGCGTAAAAACGGACGAGTGGTACGCCGAGCGCGTGTCAATCTTGAGTATTGCTTTCCTGAAAAATCAGACCAAGAACGCCAAGATATTCTGGAAGAGACCTTCGTTAAGGCTGCACAGTATCTGTTGGGTTATTCGGAGTTTTTGGTTCGTTCAACCAAACATAACCAAGAGCGTGGCGTCATGATTGGCGAAGAAAACATCCTACCGCTGCTTGATGCCGGAGAGAAAGTCATCATCTTAGCGCCACATGCTTGGGCGGTCGATTACCCTGCGGTCATGTTGGCTGCAAAGGGCTACAAAGTCACCACCATCATGAAGCCGCAACGTAACCCTATCGGGGACTGGTTGATGCAAGTGCAACGCATGCAATATGGCGGTCGTATTTTTGCTCGTGAAGCCGGGGTGAAGCCTTTCGTGCGTTCAATTAAAGATGGTTACCTTGGTTACTGGCTACCAGATGAAGATTTTGGCCCGGCCAACTCAGTATTTGTGCCTTTCTTTGGTACAGAAAAAGCAACGCTAAAAGGCTTTGGTAAAATGGCCCGCCTATCGAAAGCCAAAGTGATCCCAGTGTTACCTGCCTACAACGACAAATCAGGCAAGTATGAAGTGCATATTCTGCCTGCGCTCGAAAACTTTCCAACTGGCGATGAAGAAGCCGATGCTCGCGCAATGAACCAAGCCATTGAAGACTTAGTCAGACCGCATCCAGAACAATACATGTGGAACCTATCGCTACTCAAAACTCAGCGCGATGGAAGTGAGATTTACGATAACTCTCACAAAGGTACTAATAGCTAG
- the coaD gene encoding pantetheine-phosphate adenylyltransferase, whose translation MSKKRLSRVIYPGTFDPITNGHLDLIERAADMFDEVIIAVAASPSKNTMFTLEERVAFAQQVTQHLDNVSSKGFSGLMVDFAKQENANVLIRGLRTTVDFEYEFGLTNMYRRLMPGLESVFLTPAEEHAFISSTIVREVAIHGGDVTNFVPKAVAEALKSKAKV comes from the coding sequence GTGAGCAAAAAACGCCTTTCCCGAGTGATCTATCCAGGGACCTTTGATCCTATTACTAATGGCCATTTGGATTTAATCGAACGTGCGGCAGATATGTTTGATGAAGTGATCATTGCTGTTGCTGCCAGCCCAAGTAAGAACACCATGTTTACGCTAGAAGAGCGCGTAGCTTTTGCGCAGCAGGTGACTCAGCATTTGGACAATGTAAGCTCGAAGGGATTTTCGGGTTTGATGGTCGACTTTGCCAAGCAAGAAAATGCCAATGTTCTTATCCGTGGTTTACGTACCACCGTCGACTTTGAGTACGAATTTGGTTTAACCAATATGTATCGTAGACTGATGCCCGGATTAGAAAGCGTTTTTCTCACACCCGCGGAAGAGCACGCATTTATCTCCTCGACCATAGTCCGTGAAGTGGCTATTCATGGAGGGGATGTCACCAACTTTGTGCCTAAAGCGGTCGCGGAAGCGTTAAAAAGCAAAGCAAAAGTCTAA
- the mutM gene encoding bifunctional DNA-formamidopyrimidine glycosylase/DNA-(apurinic or apyrimidinic site) lyase — MPELPEVEVSRMGITPHLAGQIVAKLTFRTPKLRWDIPHELKKMEGQVIRSISRRAKYLLIETDVGSAIVHLGMSGSLRVLDADMEPGKHDHVDLKLTNGKVLRYNDPRRFGAWLWTEDGEHDALGHMGPEPLTEDFDAQYIADKAKNKRVAVKQFIMDNKVVVGVGNIYANESLFSARIHPTRAAGTLTAKEWQRLVKEIKQVLDTAIKQGGTTLKDFAQADGKPGYFAQELQIYGKAGEACPSCGEAIEEQKIGQRNTFFCSHCQK; from the coding sequence ATGCCTGAATTACCTGAAGTTGAAGTCAGTCGTATGGGGATCACCCCTCATCTGGCTGGACAAATTGTTGCCAAGCTGACTTTTCGTACCCCTAAGCTGCGTTGGGATATCCCGCATGAGCTAAAGAAGATGGAAGGTCAGGTGATCCGCAGTATTTCTCGCCGGGCTAAATATTTGCTGATTGAAACCGATGTGGGTAGCGCGATTGTCCATTTGGGTATGTCGGGGTCTTTACGTGTACTGGATGCAGACATGGAGCCGGGAAAACACGATCATGTCGATCTGAAACTGACCAATGGCAAGGTACTACGTTATAACGACCCTAGACGTTTTGGAGCCTGGTTATGGACCGAAGATGGTGAACATGATGCGTTGGGCCATATGGGGCCAGAGCCGCTAACGGAAGACTTTGATGCACAATATATCGCAGACAAGGCAAAGAATAAGCGCGTCGCGGTGAAGCAGTTCATTATGGATAACAAAGTCGTAGTTGGGGTAGGAAATATCTACGCCAATGAGTCATTATTTAGTGCACGTATCCATCCGACACGGGCAGCAGGCACACTAACGGCGAAAGAGTGGCAACGTTTGGTTAAAGAGATTAAACAGGTGCTCGATACGGCCATTAAGCAGGGCGGGACGACATTAAAAGATTTTGCTCAGGCGGATGGTAAACCGGGCTATTTTGCTCAAGAGCTGCAAATTTATGGCAAAGCAGGTGAAGCTTGCCCTAGCTGTGGTGAAGCGATTGAAGAGCAGAAAATTGGCCAGCGCAATACGTTTTTTTGTAGCCATTGCCAGAAGTAG
- the radC gene encoding RadC family protein, with product MLPRESMPREKLLTRGPQSLTDAELLAIFLRTGTQGMNVLQLSDKLLKELGSLRSLFAASKEEFCQHKGLGEAKYVQLQAVLEMTQRYLSETLQRGEALTSPQQTKLYLSSMLRDRQREAFYILFLDNQHRVIKDEMMFEGTIDAASVYPREVVKRALEFNSAALILAHNHPSGIAEPSQADRRITQRISDALALVDIRILDHFVVGDGEVVSFAERGWI from the coding sequence ATGTTACCTCGTGAGTCAATGCCGAGAGAAAAGCTGTTAACCAGAGGCCCGCAGTCACTTACCGATGCTGAATTGCTGGCGATTTTCTTGCGTACTGGTACTCAGGGCATGAATGTTCTTCAGCTGTCAGACAAACTACTCAAAGAGCTGGGTTCGTTACGAAGTTTATTCGCTGCGAGCAAAGAAGAGTTCTGCCAGCATAAAGGGCTCGGTGAAGCGAAATATGTTCAGCTTCAAGCGGTACTTGAGATGACACAGCGCTATTTGAGTGAAACCTTACAGCGAGGGGAGGCTCTGACCAGCCCGCAACAAACCAAACTTTACCTTTCGAGTATGCTGCGCGATCGCCAGCGTGAAGCTTTCTATATTTTGTTTCTCGATAATCAGCATCGGGTAATTAAAGACGAAATGATGTTCGAAGGTACGATTGATGCAGCGTCTGTTTATCCAAGAGAAGTTGTCAAACGGGCATTAGAGTTTAACTCGGCAGCGTTGATTCTTGCTCATAACCACCCATCAGGGATTGCGGAACCAAGCCAAGCCGACCGTAGAATTACCCAGCGAATCAGTGATGCATTGGCGCTAGTGGATATTCGAATTCTCGACCATTTCGTCGTCGGAGATGGAGAGGTGGTCTCCTTTGCAGAACGTGGATGGATTTAA
- the slmA gene encoding nucleoid occlusion factor SlmA codes for MAGTRKSNRREEILQALAQMLESNDGGSRITTAKLAKHVGVSEAALYRHFPSKARMFEGLIEFIEESLMSRINRILDEEKDTLTRIRLVLQLILAFAERNPGLTRILSGHALMFENERLRDRINQLFERIETSIRQILRERKLREGKSFPVDETILATQLLGQVEGSLNRFVRSDFKYQPTANFEQYWSLLSAQIK; via the coding sequence ATGGCCGGAACAAGAAAAAGTAATCGCCGGGAAGAAATCTTACAAGCACTTGCTCAAATGTTGGAATCCAACGATGGTGGCTCTCGTATCACCACCGCCAAACTTGCCAAGCATGTTGGAGTCTCGGAGGCGGCGTTATATCGCCATTTCCCCAGTAAAGCTCGCATGTTTGAAGGCCTGATCGAGTTCATTGAAGAGTCCTTAATGTCACGTATTAACCGTATTCTGGATGAAGAAAAAGACACGCTGACACGTATACGACTGGTTCTCCAGTTGATTCTGGCATTTGCTGAGCGTAACCCTGGCCTAACCCGTATTCTTTCAGGACACGCATTGATGTTCGAGAATGAACGCCTACGTGATCGTATCAATCAATTGTTTGAACGCATTGAAACATCCATCCGTCAGATCTTGCGTGAGCGCAAGCTGAGAGAAGGCAAATCCTTCCCTGTCGATGAGACCATTCTGGCAACGCAGTTACTCGGTCAGGTGGAAGGTAGCTTGAACCGTTTTGTGCGTTCAGACTTTAAATATCAACCAACAGCAAATTTTGAACAATACTGGTCACTCTTAAGTGCACAGATCAAGTAA